A stretch of DNA from Sandaracinaceae bacterium:
GTCAAGCCCGTCTCGCTTGTCACCGGCCTCATCGATGCCCTCCGCGAGCGGCAGCCCAACCTGGACGTCGACAAGGTGGACGACATGGTGCTCGGCTGCGTCACGCCGGTGGGCGATCAGGGCGCGTGCATCGCGAAGACCGCGGCCATCGCGGCCGGCCTGCCGGACACCGTCGCGGGCGTGCAGATCAACCGCTTCTGCGCCTCGGGGCTCGAGGCCGTGAACCTGGCGGCGCAGAAGGTCCGCTCGGGCTTCGAGGACATGGTCCTCGCGGGCGGTGTGGAGTCGATGTCGCGCTGCTCGATGGGCATGGACGGTGGCGCGTGGGCCATGGACCCCGCCACCAACTACGACACCGGCTTCGTGCCGCAGGGCATCGGTGCCGACCTGATCGCCACGCTCGAGGGCTTCACGCGTGAGGACGTGGACGCGTTCGCCCTGCGCTCGCAGCAGCGCGCCAGCGCCGCCTGGGCCGAGGGCCGCTTCGCGAAGAGCGTGGTGCCGGTGAAGGACCAGAACGGCGTGGTGGTGCTCGACAACGACGAGTACATCCGCGGCGACGCCACGATGGAGGCGCTCGGCAGCCTGAAGCCCGCGTTCACCATGATCGGCGAGATGGGCGGCTTCGACGCCGTGGCACTGCAGAAGTACCACTGGGTGGAGCGCATCGAGCACGTGCACACGGCCGGCAACAGCAGCGGCATCGTGGACGGCGCGGCGCTGATGCTGATCGGCACGGAGGAGGCCGGCAAGAGCATGGGCCTCACGCCGCGCGGCCGCATCGTCGCCACCGCGGTCACCGGCACCGACCCCACCATCATGCTCGTGGGTCCGGCCCCGGCCGCGAAGAAGGCGCTGGCCCGCGCTGGGATGACCAAGGACCAGATCGACCTCTGGGAGATCAACGAGGCGTTCGCGTCCGTCGCGCTGCGCTTCATGAAGGACATGGACATCGACCCGGACACCGTGAACGTCAACGGCGGGTCCATCGCCATGGGTCACCCGCTCGGAGCTACCGGCGCGATGATCCTCAGCACCGTCCTCGACGAGCTCGAGCGGCAGAACAAGCGCTACGGCCTCGCCACGCTGTGCGTCGGCGGCGGCATGGGCATCGCCACCATCATCGAGCGCATCTGAGTCCCCACGGAACGCGAAAGGCAGAAGAGAACATGACTGAACAGACCGCAATCCGCTGGGACCTCGGGGCCGACGGCGTCGTCACGCTGACGATGGACGACCCCAACCAGTCCGCGAACACGATGAACGAGCTGTACCAGGAGTCGATGAAGCGCACCGTCGCGCGGCTCCAGGACGAGGTGAAG
This window harbors:
- a CDS encoding acetyl-CoA C-acetyltransferase, whose protein sequence is MSEAIVYDALRTPRGKGKQNGSLHEVKPVSLVTGLIDALRERQPNLDVDKVDDMVLGCVTPVGDQGACIAKTAAIAAGLPDTVAGVQINRFCASGLEAVNLAAQKVRSGFEDMVLAGGVESMSRCSMGMDGGAWAMDPATNYDTGFVPQGIGADLIATLEGFTREDVDAFALRSQQRASAAWAEGRFAKSVVPVKDQNGVVVLDNDEYIRGDATMEALGSLKPAFTMIGEMGGFDAVALQKYHWVERIEHVHTAGNSSGIVDGAALMLIGTEEAGKSMGLTPRGRIVATAVTGTDPTIMLVGPAPAAKKALARAGMTKDQIDLWEINEAFASVALRFMKDMDIDPDTVNVNGGSIAMGHPLGATGAMILSTVLDELERQNKRYGLATLCVGGGMGIATIIERI